The following are encoded in a window of Corynebacterium argentoratense DSM 44202 genomic DNA:
- a CDS encoding response regulator transcription factor gives MKVLVVDDEQAVRESLRRSLAFNGYKVSLAGDGGEALEVIRAEEPDLVILDVMMPNVDGLETCRILRSSGDDRPILLLTARDGVSDRVAGLDAGADDYLPKPFALEELLARVRSLLRRAASIDATNALNAAGANSSVLSFGDLKVDTDSREVYRGNRLISLTRTEYSLLELLVAHPRKVLSRDEILEAVWGYEFPTSGNALEVYIGYLRRKTEAEGEPRLIHTVRGVGYVLKEDPNDAA, from the coding sequence ATGAAGGTCCTCGTTGTTGATGATGAACAGGCAGTGCGTGAGTCACTGCGCCGTTCGCTAGCGTTCAACGGCTACAAGGTATCGCTGGCCGGTGATGGCGGCGAAGCACTCGAGGTGATTCGGGCGGAGGAGCCCGACCTAGTCATCCTCGACGTCATGATGCCCAATGTTGACGGATTGGAAACCTGCCGCATTTTGCGCAGCAGCGGTGACGACCGGCCGATTTTGCTCCTGACCGCCCGCGATGGGGTGTCCGATCGCGTAGCCGGTTTGGACGCCGGAGCTGACGACTACTTGCCCAAGCCCTTCGCCCTCGAAGAGCTTCTGGCCCGTGTGCGCTCCCTTCTGCGCCGTGCCGCCAGCATCGACGCCACCAATGCTTTGAACGCGGCAGGTGCAAACAGTAGTGTGCTGTCTTTTGGCGATCTTAAAGTCGATACGGATTCCCGCGAGGTTTATCGCGGCAACCGTCTTATTTCTCTGACCCGCACAGAGTATTCCCTTCTGGAACTGCTCGTGGCTCACCCCAGGAAGGTGCTGTCCCGCGATGAGATCTTGGAAGCGGTGTGGGGCTACGAGTTCCCGACTTCCGGCAACGCCCTCGAGGTGTACATCGGTTATTTGCGGCGCAAGACGGAAGCAGAGGGCGAGCCGCGCTTGATCCACACCGTCCGCGGCGTCGGCTATGTTTTGAAAGAAGACCCCAACGACGCAGCCTAG
- a CDS encoding sensor histidine kinase, whose product MLRRPVEREDGGEDIVDPRSWSRRVSLRWQLSAMLASMVALSLGMMILVAYLTLSASLAHNVDQDLKEKAISLISKVESSDFSDDPGLLISEFKEYNPDIRIAYFPPHSFSGIGDNIPLSEELSVVGGAKSENIRTAQNERILSQRSPEGATFILAENMESTQQLTSSLGFALLFVGGVGIFVSVMAGAVAAQAGLRPISRLQSAVDYVATTDDLRPIQVYGDDEIAQLTRSFNLMLAALQNSRDRQTALVADAGHELKTPLTSLRTNIELLMLITKSPNASVSEQDREDLERDVIAQMEELASLVNDLVDLAREESNEHSAEPVDLSEVIDGALDRVRRRRVDVDFHVSTFPWELQGDPFALNRAMVNLLDNAAKWSPANGIVEVTMNRTPWGGCELLIGDSGPGIPLAERHKVFERFYRAIESRSMPGSGLGLAIVKQVITRHGGTISIGDSRMGGALIRIGFQPERLLADRDTQLGDTPN is encoded by the coding sequence ATGCTGAGGCGACCTGTCGAGCGAGAGGACGGGGGCGAAGACATAGTAGACCCCCGAAGCTGGTCACGCCGCGTCTCTCTGCGCTGGCAGCTGTCAGCAATGTTGGCGTCCATGGTGGCACTGTCACTGGGGATGATGATCCTCGTCGCCTATTTGACGCTGTCCGCATCCCTTGCGCACAATGTTGACCAGGATCTCAAAGAGAAGGCGATATCGCTGATTTCCAAGGTGGAATCGAGCGATTTTTCCGACGATCCTGGCCTGCTCATCAGTGAGTTCAAAGAGTACAACCCGGACATTCGCATCGCCTACTTCCCACCGCACTCCTTTTCCGGTATCGGTGACAACATTCCGCTGTCGGAAGAACTTTCCGTGGTCGGCGGAGCAAAAAGTGAAAACATCCGCACAGCCCAAAACGAACGCATCCTGTCGCAACGCTCCCCAGAAGGCGCGACCTTTATTCTGGCTGAGAACATGGAAAGCACCCAGCAGCTGACCTCTTCCCTAGGATTCGCCCTATTGTTTGTTGGTGGCGTTGGCATTTTCGTGTCCGTCATGGCTGGTGCAGTAGCCGCACAAGCCGGTCTGCGCCCCATCAGCCGCCTGCAAAGCGCTGTTGATTACGTCGCGACGACCGACGACTTGCGCCCCATTCAGGTCTATGGAGATGACGAAATTGCGCAACTGACTCGCAGTTTCAACTTAATGCTCGCGGCTTTGCAGAACTCCCGCGACCGTCAGACGGCCCTTGTTGCCGACGCAGGTCACGAACTCAAGACGCCTCTGACCTCTCTGCGAACTAATATCGAACTGCTCATGCTGATTACAAAATCGCCCAACGCATCGGTCAGTGAGCAGGACCGCGAAGATCTTGAGCGCGACGTCATTGCTCAGATGGAGGAATTAGCGTCACTGGTTAACGATCTGGTCGACCTCGCCAGGGAAGAATCCAACGAGCACTCAGCAGAACCCGTGGACCTCAGTGAAGTCATTGACGGGGCACTAGACCGCGTCCGCCGCCGCCGCGTCGATGTGGATTTCCACGTGTCGACCTTTCCTTGGGAACTACAAGGAGACCCCTTCGCCCTCAACCGTGCCATGGTCAACCTACTCGACAACGCTGCGAAATGGTCGCCGGCCAATGGGATCGTCGAAGTAACCATGAACCGCACACCGTGGGGCGGCTGCGAGTTGCTCATCGGCGACTCCGGCCCAGGAATCCCTCTGGCAGAACGACACAAAGTATTTGAACGCTTCTACCGGGCTATCGAATCCCGAAGCATGCCGGGTTCTGGCTTGGGGCTGGCGATTGTCAAGCAAGTAATTACCAGGCACGGCGGTACAATCAGCATTGGTGACTCTAGAATGGGCGGAGCGCTCATCCGTATAGGATTCCAACCAGAAAGGCTGCTTGCCGACCGAGACACCCAGCTCGGCGACACCCCCAACTAA
- a CDS encoding cell division protein PerM encodes MNSKQPSRGGHIDRGGQPASAGAERPARSQRPPRTAPGQRRPRSSSPRASRNSGVSKVRRGVGLSVVSAQKAALIDRSTWKGKFKAFLPTLVLPHVTIIAVAIIGAISVLLATGSSFVALPATIAQLWLLAHAAPVASSSTVLSVVPVVPAFLVARAMARWIRVLIKDRVSISDLVLLQALTVVFPLALTGVACGMLYDAASVLPVAVPPVGTAMLRAVVVHEFGLIAAMGVRLWRLLVVRWKMSPVVVDAALYARDFLLRLGAVGVLAVLVSLIVHGSTTVSMAGMFGDEVHGGGPVAIVAMIALSLLYLLNAAVWSAAVLSGSEMHVGDGVVSVFGVAPSPLPPLPLFAAMPVQAWVVAPVLLLAPVAVSSAMAYRRVAHSERALSEFAFAGLFAALGCAVAVFMSSGDAGAFGFVGSTFWLTVALVALWCSVPGILIALIHGFMAVKAPLSKRDIEPADDEVAETDVEDTDAAELEEIDVEESETEEEAESEAPEGAEPADPESAENLEAAETTEEEAEAEDPEDAETTEEEAEAEDPEDAEAVEDAEAEDIEAEELDAKEIDAEELDVEDGESEQPGRG; translated from the coding sequence GTGAACTCTAAGCAACCTTCGCGCGGTGGACATATTGACCGGGGCGGACAGCCTGCATCGGCTGGTGCTGAGCGCCCCGCACGCTCCCAGCGTCCCCCTCGGACGGCTCCGGGGCAACGGCGTCCGCGTTCCTCGAGCCCTCGAGCGTCGCGAAATAGTGGTGTGTCGAAGGTGCGTCGCGGCGTGGGCTTGTCTGTTGTTTCTGCCCAGAAGGCGGCGTTGATTGACAGGTCGACGTGGAAGGGCAAGTTTAAGGCGTTCCTTCCCACCCTGGTGTTGCCCCACGTGACGATTATTGCCGTGGCGATTATCGGCGCTATTTCGGTGTTGCTGGCCACGGGGTCGAGCTTTGTGGCTTTGCCGGCCACCATTGCCCAGCTGTGGTTGTTGGCGCATGCCGCCCCTGTTGCATCGTCGTCCACCGTGTTGTCTGTGGTTCCGGTTGTTCCTGCTTTCTTGGTTGCGCGTGCGATGGCCCGGTGGATTCGGGTGCTGATTAAAGACCGCGTGAGTATCTCTGACCTCGTGCTGTTGCAGGCTTTGACGGTTGTCTTCCCACTTGCCTTGACGGGTGTTGCGTGCGGAATGTTGTATGACGCCGCGTCGGTTCTGCCCGTCGCTGTTCCTCCTGTTGGCACGGCGATGCTGCGGGCTGTGGTTGTTCACGAGTTTGGGTTGATTGCTGCTATGGGGGTTCGTTTGTGGCGGCTGCTTGTGGTGCGCTGGAAGATGAGCCCTGTGGTGGTTGATGCGGCGCTCTATGCTCGTGACTTCTTGCTGCGTCTGGGCGCTGTGGGTGTTCTCGCCGTGCTTGTTTCTTTGATTGTCCATGGATCGACCACGGTGTCGATGGCGGGCATGTTTGGAGATGAGGTCCATGGCGGTGGCCCTGTGGCGATCGTGGCGATGATCGCCTTAAGCCTTCTCTATCTTCTTAATGCTGCTGTGTGGTCGGCTGCGGTGCTGTCTGGTTCTGAGATGCATGTGGGCGATGGGGTGGTGTCGGTGTTTGGTGTGGCACCGAGTCCGTTGCCACCTCTTCCGTTGTTTGCTGCCATGCCTGTGCAGGCGTGGGTGGTGGCGCCAGTGTTGCTGCTTGCTCCGGTTGCTGTGTCTTCGGCGATGGCCTATCGCCGTGTTGCCCACAGTGAGCGCGCTCTGAGCGAGTTTGCGTTTGCTGGCTTATTTGCGGCGTTGGGATGCGCTGTTGCTGTTTTCATGTCCTCGGGTGATGCTGGCGCATTCGGCTTTGTGGGGTCGACCTTCTGGTTGACTGTTGCTTTGGTGGCGCTGTGGTGTTCCGTCCCGGGTATATTGATTGCCTTGATTCACGGCTTCATGGCAGTGAAAGCCCCCTTGTCTAAGAGGGACATCGAGCCGGCAGACGATGAAGTTGCAGAGACCGATGTGGAGGACACCGATGCAGCCGAGCTAGAAGAGATAGATGTAGAGGAATCGGAAACGGAAGAAGAGGCCGAGTCTGAGGCCCCAGAAGGAGCTGAACCGGCAGATCCGGAAAGCGCAGAGAATCTGGAAGCTGCAGAAACGACTGAAGAAGAAGCAGAAGCGGAAGATCCGGAGGACGCAGAAACGACTGAAGAAGAAGCAGAAGCGGAAGATCCGGAGGACGCAGAAGCAGTTGAAGATGCTGAAGCAGAGGACATAGAGGCAGAAGAACTCGACGCAAAAGAAATTGACGCGGAAGAACTCGATGTGGAAGACGGAGAGTCGGAGCAACCCGGTAGGGGGTAG
- the rpmF gene encoding 50S ribosomal protein L32 has product MAVPKRRMSRANTHARRSQWKADNVALQEVTINGRSHLIPRRLVKAAKLGLVDVEQF; this is encoded by the coding sequence ATGGCAGTTCCGAAGCGTCGTATGTCGCGTGCAAACACCCACGCTCGTCGTTCCCAGTGGAAGGCCGACAATGTTGCCCTCCAAGAGGTCACCATCAACGGTCGTTCCCACCTGATCCCCCGCCGCCTGGTCAAGGCCGCGAAGCTGGGTCTGGTTGACGTTGAGCAGTTCTAA
- the rpmG gene encoding 50S ribosomal protein L33, producing MARNDIRPIIKLKSTAGTGYTYVTRKNKRNNPDRMTLKKYDPVVRKHVEFREER from the coding sequence ATGGCACGTAATGACATCCGTCCGATCATCAAGCTGAAGTCTACGGCTGGCACCGGTTACACCTATGTCACCCGCAAGAACAAGCGCAACAACCCCGACCGTATGACCTTGAAGAAGTACGATCCGGTTGTCCGCAAGCACGTCGAATTCCGCGAGGAGCGTTAA
- the rpmB gene encoding 50S ribosomal protein L28: MSAICQVTGRKPGFGKSVSHSHRRTNRRWNVNVQRRKFFVPSLGRTVTLTVSTKGLKVIDRDGIEAVVAQIRARGEKV, translated from the coding sequence ATGTCGGCTATTTGCCAGGTCACGGGACGCAAGCCGGGTTTCGGTAAGTCCGTCTCGCACTCGCACCGACGCACCAACCGCCGTTGGAACGTCAACGTGCAGCGTCGTAAGTTTTTTGTTCCCTCTTTGGGCCGTACGGTCACTTTGACCGTATCCACCAAGGGTCTGAAGGTCATTGACCGCGACGGCATCGAAGCTGTTGTTGCTCAGATCCGCGCACGTGGAGAGAAGGTCTAA
- a CDS encoding type B 50S ribosomal protein L31, producing the protein MKKDIHPDYHPVVFQDAGTGHQFLTRSTAKSDRTTQWEDGNEYPLIVVDVTSESHPFWTGAQRVMDTAGRVEKFQRRYGNRARRAKKA; encoded by the coding sequence ATGAAGAAGGATATCCACCCCGACTACCACCCGGTGGTCTTCCAGGATGCGGGTACGGGTCACCAGTTCCTGACCCGTTCCACCGCTAAGTCTGACCGCACCACCCAGTGGGAAGACGGCAACGAGTACCCGCTGATCGTCGTTGACGTCACCAGCGAGTCCCACCCGTTCTGGACCGGTGCTCAGCGTGTCATGGACACCGCTGGTCGTGTCGAGAAGTTCCAGCGTCGCTACGGCAACCGTGCCCGTCGCGCTAAGAAAGCTTAA
- a CDS encoding HpcH/HpaI aldolase/citrate lyase family protein: MVINDSYICGPAVLFAPANRPEIFPKAAAAADMVILDLEDGAGEAPKQQCRRNIIDSTLDPARTIVRVTGPDHPDFIDDVACAKTSPYDLIMVPKVRASLPEEVQGLKVIAMVETPQAVVGIDRLASDPSVVGMFWGAEDLTMELGGTHSRFLVDEGAPSGRPGPYRDTMRLARATMHLHASAWGKFTIDAVHADFNDEAGMFAEAVDAARSGFAASACIHPRQVATVRKAYQPDPGQLEWARRVVDEAASFPGAFKLDGQMIDAPLIAQARRILNRGGRAN, from the coding sequence ATGGTGATTAACGATTCCTACATCTGCGGACCGGCTGTGCTGTTTGCGCCCGCCAATCGACCGGAAATTTTTCCCAAGGCCGCGGCAGCCGCAGACATGGTCATTCTCGACTTAGAGGATGGTGCTGGCGAAGCCCCCAAACAACAATGCCGACGCAACATCATTGACTCCACGCTTGACCCCGCCCGAACCATCGTCAGAGTCACCGGCCCCGACCATCCGGATTTTATTGATGACGTCGCGTGCGCCAAGACCTCACCTTACGACCTGATCATGGTGCCCAAGGTTCGCGCGAGTCTGCCGGAGGAAGTCCAAGGCTTGAAGGTGATCGCAATGGTGGAGACCCCGCAGGCAGTGGTGGGCATTGATCGCTTGGCATCTGATCCGTCCGTGGTGGGCATGTTTTGGGGAGCCGAAGACCTCACGATGGAACTGGGTGGGACGCACTCGCGCTTCCTCGTAGACGAGGGCGCACCCTCTGGCCGGCCGGGGCCCTACCGTGACACCATGCGTTTAGCTCGGGCAACCATGCATTTGCACGCATCTGCATGGGGCAAATTCACCATTGATGCCGTGCATGCAGACTTTAATGACGAGGCGGGGATGTTTGCCGAAGCGGTCGATGCCGCCCGCAGTGGCTTTGCCGCCAGCGCGTGCATTCACCCGCGACAGGTGGCCACTGTCCGCAAGGCTTACCAGCCGGATCCAGGGCAGCTCGAATGGGCGCGCCGTGTGGTGGACGAGGCCGCGTCGTTCCCCGGAGCCTTCAAACTCGACGGGCAGATGATTGACGCGCCGCTGATCGCCCAAGCTAGAAGGATTCTCAATCGTGGGGGTCGAGCAAACTAG
- the rpsN gene encoding 30S ribosomal protein S14: MAKKSKIAKNEQRKEIVARYAERRNELKAIIKNPNSTDEERLDAQFELNRQPRDASPVRVRNRDAADGRPRGYLRKFGLSRVRVREMAHRGELPGVRKSSW; encoded by the coding sequence ATGGCTAAGAAGTCTAAGATCGCCAAGAACGAGCAGCGCAAGGAAATCGTCGCCCGCTATGCGGAGCGCCGTAACGAGCTCAAGGCCATCATCAAGAACCCGAACTCCACCGACGAAGAGCGCCTGGACGCACAGTTTGAGCTGAACCGCCAGCCCCGCGACGCCTCCCCGGTCCGCGTTCGCAACCGCGACGCTGCCGATGGTCGTCCCCGCGGCTACCTCCGCAAGTTCGGTCTCTCCCGTGTCCGTGTCCGCGAGATGGCTCACCGCGGTGAGCTCCCGGGCGTTCGTAAGTCCAGCTGGTAA
- the rpsR gene encoding 30S ribosomal protein S18, whose amino-acid sequence MKRTNIKKARIEQSRRPKKNPLKANGIEKVDYKDLKTLRLFISDRGKIRSRRVTGLTPQQQRQVATAVKNAREMALLPFTSR is encoded by the coding sequence ATGAAGCGCACCAACATCAAGAAGGCGCGGATTGAACAGTCCCGCCGCCCGAAGAAGAACCCGCTCAAGGCCAACGGCATTGAGAAGGTTGACTACAAGGATCTGAAGACCCTGCGTCTGTTCATTTCCGACCGCGGTAAGATCCGCTCACGTCGCGTCACCGGCCTCACCCCGCAGCAGCAGCGTCAGGTTGCTACTGCCGTGAAGAACGCACGCGAAATGGCTCTCCTGCCGTTCACCAGCCGCTAA
- the purN gene encoding phosphoribosylglycinamide formyltransferase, translating to MTNNPEPLRVAVLASGSGSLLQAILNAQDNSYVVVGVFADKPCEAIDRARRHTPRPPIVQVVDFSDFGQARRPQWNNLLADSVAASSPDVVVSAGFMRILGEEFLDRFGGRTINTHPALLPKFPGAHAVRDALAAGAKVTGTTVHYVDAGVDTGPVIEQREVPVHPGDDESTLHERIKTVEREMIVDVLRDFRSLGTRARPGG from the coding sequence GTGACCAACAACCCTGAACCACTGCGCGTAGCGGTGTTAGCATCCGGTAGTGGTTCACTTCTGCAAGCGATTCTCAACGCCCAGGACAACTCCTATGTTGTCGTGGGCGTTTTTGCTGATAAGCCTTGTGAAGCGATTGACCGCGCGCGCCGCCACACGCCGCGGCCGCCCATAGTGCAGGTTGTTGATTTTTCCGATTTTGGCCAGGCCCGCCGACCACAGTGGAATAACCTGCTGGCCGACAGCGTCGCGGCGTCATCACCGGATGTGGTTGTTTCTGCAGGTTTCATGCGGATTTTGGGGGAGGAATTCTTGGATCGCTTCGGGGGACGGACGATCAACACCCACCCGGCGCTGCTGCCGAAGTTTCCGGGAGCTCACGCGGTCCGAGACGCCCTAGCCGCGGGCGCGAAGGTGACGGGGACGACCGTCCACTACGTCGATGCAGGTGTAGACACCGGTCCAGTGATCGAACAGCGCGAAGTACCCGTTCATCCGGGGGATGATGAGTCCACGCTTCACGAGCGCATCAAGACTGTGGAACGCGAAATGATTGTCGACGTGCTGCGGGACTTCCGCTCATTGGGCACACGCGCCCGACCGGGCGGCTAA
- the purH gene encoding bifunctional phosphoribosylaminoimidazolecarboxamide formyltransferase/IMP cyclohydrolase, whose amino-acid sequence MTQTARKQITRALISVYDKTGLVELASALADNNVEIVSTGSTAKTIAEAGISVTPVEDVTGFPECLEGRVKTLHPRVHAGILADTRKADHLAQLEELDVAAFQLVVVNLYPFTETVSSGADFDACVEQIDIGGPSMVRAAAKNHPSVAVVVDPARYGDVARAVAEGGFSLQQRTELAAQAFQHTAAYDVAVATWMSEQLGAQQGEDSGAYPQWMGRTFERAHVLRYGENPHQSAALYTAAGERGLAQATQLHGKEMSYNNYTDSDAAWRAAWDHERPCVAVIKHANPCGIAVADDIAAAHRAAHACDPVSAFGGVIAANREVSVEMAKQVAEIFTEVIIAPSYEDGAVEVLQAKKNIRILVSEAPNGAVPELRQISGGMLVQERDRVDAAGDDASTWTLAAGQAADPELLSELEFAWRAVRAVKSNAILLAREGATVGVGMGQVNRVDSARLAVSRAGEERARGSVAASDAFFPFADGFEVLAEAGVKAVVQPGGSIRDEEVIAAAQKAGVTMYFTGTRHFAH is encoded by the coding sequence GTGACTCAGACTGCACGCAAGCAGATTACCCGCGCGCTCATCAGCGTGTATGACAAGACTGGCCTGGTAGAGCTAGCCTCCGCACTGGCTGACAATAACGTGGAGATCGTCTCTACTGGCTCCACCGCGAAAACCATCGCCGAGGCAGGCATCAGCGTCACCCCGGTGGAGGACGTCACCGGCTTTCCCGAGTGCTTGGAAGGCCGCGTGAAGACGCTGCACCCCCGCGTCCACGCAGGTATTCTCGCCGACACCCGCAAAGCTGATCACCTGGCACAGCTGGAGGAGCTCGACGTGGCTGCCTTCCAGCTTGTTGTCGTGAACCTGTATCCCTTCACGGAGACCGTTTCCTCTGGTGCGGATTTCGATGCCTGCGTCGAGCAGATCGACATCGGAGGCCCGTCGATGGTGCGCGCTGCCGCCAAGAATCATCCGTCGGTTGCCGTTGTGGTGGATCCTGCGCGCTACGGTGATGTTGCGCGTGCTGTCGCGGAAGGTGGCTTCAGCCTGCAGCAGCGCACCGAGCTGGCTGCGCAGGCTTTCCAGCACACTGCAGCTTATGACGTCGCGGTTGCTACCTGGATGTCGGAGCAGCTTGGCGCCCAGCAAGGGGAGGATTCGGGCGCTTACCCGCAGTGGATGGGTCGTACCTTCGAGCGCGCGCATGTGTTGCGTTACGGCGAAAATCCCCACCAGTCCGCTGCGTTGTACACGGCGGCGGGGGAGCGTGGTTTGGCGCAGGCAACCCAGTTGCATGGCAAAGAGATGAGCTACAACAACTACACGGATTCTGACGCCGCGTGGCGCGCCGCGTGGGATCATGAGCGCCCGTGTGTTGCCGTGATCAAGCATGCGAACCCCTGTGGCATCGCGGTGGCTGATGATATTGCTGCGGCTCACCGCGCGGCCCATGCGTGCGACCCGGTGAGTGCTTTCGGTGGGGTGATCGCCGCCAACCGTGAGGTTAGCGTCGAGATGGCCAAGCAGGTGGCGGAGATTTTCACCGAGGTGATCATCGCCCCCAGCTACGAGGATGGTGCTGTGGAGGTTCTGCAGGCGAAGAAGAACATTCGTATTTTGGTTTCTGAGGCGCCTAATGGTGCTGTGCCGGAGTTGCGCCAGATCTCTGGCGGCATGTTGGTGCAGGAACGCGACCGTGTTGACGCCGCGGGGGATGATGCTTCGACGTGGACTCTTGCTGCTGGTCAAGCTGCTGATCCGGAGTTGCTGAGCGAGTTGGAGTTCGCGTGGCGGGCGGTTCGCGCAGTGAAGTCGAACGCTATTTTGTTGGCTCGCGAAGGTGCGACGGTGGGCGTCGGCATGGGGCAGGTCAACCGCGTGGATTCGGCGCGGCTTGCGGTCTCCCGTGCGGGCGAGGAGCGTGCGCGTGGTTCTGTGGCCGCCTCCGATGCTTTCTTCCCCTTCGCTGATGGTTTCGAGGTCCTGGCTGAGGCCGGTGTGAAGGCGGTTGTGCAGCCTGGTGGTTCCATCCGTGATGAGGAAGTTATTGCAGCAGCGCAAAAGGCTGGGGTAACGATGTACTTCACGGGGACGCGCCACTTCGCCCATTAG
- a CDS encoding TetR/AcrR family transcriptional regulator translates to MAGNVGRPRKNSPRRRGGTAREEILDAAAELFTTQGFATTSTHQIADAVGIRQASLYYYFPSKTEIFLTLLNSTVNPAVELAERFSTIGDLTPELRLWSLVAAETRLLLSQRWNIGKLYQLPVAASEDFAEFHAQRADLQATFRQFSADITGAPLESALNDLPFHIALSVTDMRPNDGKAPFDPSGGTALPELAIMLADAALRVVGADLPADRADRCASLLDPHD, encoded by the coding sequence ATGGCCGGTAACGTTGGACGCCCGCGCAAAAACAGCCCGCGCCGTCGCGGTGGCACCGCCCGCGAGGAAATCCTGGATGCCGCAGCAGAGCTGTTCACCACCCAGGGTTTCGCAACAACCTCCACCCACCAAATCGCCGATGCGGTGGGGATCCGTCAAGCCTCCTTGTACTACTACTTCCCTTCAAAGACGGAAATCTTCCTCACCCTGCTCAATTCGACCGTCAATCCGGCGGTGGAGCTAGCGGAGCGGTTCAGCACCATCGGGGATCTCACCCCGGAGCTGCGCCTGTGGTCGCTAGTCGCGGCGGAAACTCGGCTGTTGCTGTCGCAACGGTGGAACATCGGCAAGCTGTATCAGTTGCCGGTTGCCGCCTCCGAGGATTTCGCCGAATTCCATGCGCAGCGTGCCGACCTGCAGGCAACATTCCGCCAGTTCTCAGCGGACATCACAGGCGCGCCGCTCGAATCCGCACTCAACGACCTGCCCTTCCACATCGCATTATCCGTGACAGACATGCGCCCCAACGATGGCAAAGCACCCTTCGACCCCAGTGGCGGCACCGCGTTGCCTGAATTAGCAATCATGCTTGCTGACGCCGCGTTGCGCGTTGTCGGCGCGGACCTTCCGGCCGACCGCGCCGACAGGTGCGCTAGTTTGCTCGACCCCCACGATTGA